The Ahaetulla prasina isolate Xishuangbanna chromosome 4, ASM2864084v1, whole genome shotgun sequence genome has a window encoding:
- the LOC131198573 gene encoding histone H1-like: MGTISEKQMTFSLANSESSEESIPEPISANIFTPKLLSNNDFDEPQASSSGLHMKPVSTYKSKDRGKPSFPWKFLQPKRGVSKLIFQVVASTEKRSGVSLQALKKSVAATGYSLEKRKNHFKRVLRALVTKGLLKKLTGRGLTGSYGISKIMLKVLRRRKRKRRRRRRRRKAIAILKKKKLAKQRKRKRRRSKKEKAKPEQSDPSNCCSEKSVTT, encoded by the coding sequence ATGGGTACCATAAGTGAAAAACAGATGACTTTTTCTTTGGCTAATTCAGAATCTTCAGAAGAAAGCATTCCTGAACCAATATCAGCCAACATCTTTACCCCAAAACTACTTTCAAATAATGATTTTGATGAACCTCAAGCCTCTTCTTCAGGCCTACACATGAAACCTGTATCTACTTACAAGTCAAAAGATAGAGGTAAGCCTTCTTTTCCCTGGAAATTCCTTCAGCCAAAGCGTGGTGTCTCCAAACTCATTTTCCAAGTGGTGGCTTCCACTGAGAAACGCAGTGGTGTCTCCCTGCAAGCCCTCAAAAAGAGTGTTGCAGCCACTGGCTACAGCCTGGAGAAGCGGAAGAACCATTTCAAAAGAGTCTTGAGGGCCTTGGTGACCAAAGGATTGTTGAAGAAGTTGACTGGGCGTGGCCTGACAGGCTCCTATGGGATtagtaaaataatgttgaaagtactgagaagaagaaagagaaaaaggaggaggaggaggaggaggagaaaggcaaTAGCTATCCTTAAGAAAAAGAAACTTGCCAagcaaaggaagaggaagaggagaaggtcaaagaaagaaaaggccaagCCTGAACAGTCGGATCCATCCAATTGTTGTAGTGAGAAGTCAGTGACGACATGA